The Arachis duranensis cultivar V14167 chromosome 2, aradu.V14167.gnm2.J7QH, whole genome shotgun sequence genome has a window encoding:
- the LOC107473609 gene encoding ethylene-response factor C3-like, protein MNTPFFEIQDWNMSHDVFPDNFCFEPFTSNDFVDDPFHHSLSFDRIDESYMDSSTTTTMENNNNIIKNKNKKKENIEVGKGNGGYIGVRKRPWGKFAAEIRDTTRNGRRVWLGTFESAEEAALAYDQAAFSMRGYNAVLNFPFKRVKDSLQGIMMDSDSCSCSSPALALKERNCIQRKLSKTNKKRESSKKSSSSSSTTNNSNVMVFEDLGVEYLEQLLSISDQN, encoded by the coding sequence atgaATACTCCTTTCTTTGAGATCCAAGATTGGAACATGTCCCATGATGTTTTTCCAGACAATTTTTGTTTTGAACCATTCACAAGCAATGATTTTGTTGATGACccttttcatcattctctttCCTTTGATAGGATTGATGAATCCTACATGGattcatcaacaacaacaaccatggagaacaacaacaacatcatcaagaacaagaacaagaagaaagagaatattgAAGTTGGTAAGGGAAATGGAGGTTACATAGGAGTTCGGAAAAGGCCATGGGGAAAATTTGCAGCAGAAATTCGAGACACAACGAGGAATGGAAGAAGGGTTTGGCTTGGAACATTCGAAAGTGCTGAAGAAGCTGCTTTGGCTTATGATCAAGCTGCATTTTCCATGAGAGGCTACAACGCTGTTCTCAACTTTCCATTCAAAAGGGTCAAAGATTCTTTGCAAGGAATCATGATGGATTCTgattcttgttcttgttcttcacCTGCACTTGCACTCAAAGAGAGGAATTGCATCCAAAGGAAGTTGTCaaagactaacaagaaaagGGAATCATCAaagaaatcatcatcatcatcatcaacaactaATAATAGTAATGTGATGGTGTTTGAGGATTTGGGGGTTGAATATCTAGAACAACTCCTTAGCATTTCAGatcaaaattag
- the LOC107473608 gene encoding protein MAIN-LIKE 1-like — translation MRCQQGMRLDERYVPYLQMAGLYHLARLNDRWFRLDEPLVSAFVERWRPETHTFHMPFGECTITLQDVAYQLGLPVDGHYVSGCLTDFHETFGECPEGADEATVRRFARAYIMVLLGTQLFADKSGNRIHIRWLPYVARLEEMGGYSWGSAALAWLYRCMCRVANRHVVKLAGPLQLLQSWIFWQFSSFRPDGWSDYNPGVSEKGPRVQMTRLRIHMLQARDVSMHKTFA, via the exons ATGCGGTGCCAGCAGGGAATGCGGCTCGATGAGCGGTACGTtccgtacttgcagatggcTGGATTATACCATCTTGCAAGACTGAACGACAGATGGTTTCGACTAGACGAGCCGCTTGTGAGTGCATTCGTCGAAAGGTGGCGTCCGGAGACGCACACTTTCCACATGCCTTTCGGGGAGTGTACCATCACACTTCAGGACGTGGCCTACCAGTTGGGTTTGCCAGTGGACGGACATTATGTCAGCGGTTGCCTTACGGATTTCCAT GAGACCTTTGGAGAGTGCCCCGAGGGGGCCGATGAGGCGACAGTTAGGCGCTTTGCCCGTGCCTATATCATGGTGTTGTTGGGAACGCAGCTGTTTGCAGACAAGTCAGGCAATCGTATTCACATCAGATGGCTACCGTACGTGGCTAGGCTTGAGGAGATGGGTGGCTACAGTTGGGGGTCGGCGGCACTTGCATGGTTGTACCGATGTATGTGCAGAGTGGCCAACAGACATGTCGTGAAATTAGCTGGGCCATTACAGTTACTTCAGTCTTGGATCTTTTGGCAGTTTTCTAGTTTTCGGCCCGATGG GTGGTCAGATTACAATCCTGGTGTTAGCGAGAAGGGACCTCGGGTGCAGATGACTCGGTTGAGGATCCACATGTTACAGGCTAGGGATGTAAGTATGCATAAAACATTTGCCTAG
- the LOC107473607 gene encoding uncharacterized protein LOC107473607, with protein sequence MAGEDSFIVLVHHKGSIKRKTRSGVKFIDKDPLCIIKLGLEGVKRVKKFFYRIPITVLQDTVKYDCFTIGSYEDLQVMFLCRRHFPEVRTPELLAKLVDVVSNSGGSNRNTNTLVTVAGSSSNPAFASSAVPAYEPPAPPVASPSFAVDLNDSVGDEVGTAELVPTSVHCAAPAGAGDELFDDVEDDDVEPDMIADDSADDIGASEPAGAGDGSSSGTQQYPPHFLSLDLDAMRQPGVPCEVAGFGARDAKGSAGLTEFQVGQQFQDKEDALLSVKTYSIHRGVQYKVVESDYRRYVGKCSEFGNGCTWLIRLSLRQRKGIWEVKRYNGPHTCLASSISSDHRSLDYHVISAFIMPMVRADASVSIKVLLNATASHYGFRPTYRRVWMAKQKAVALIYGDWDESYNELPRWVLGVQVTMPGSIAVLRTSPIRVGGQLDESKAYFHKLFWTFPPCIEKFRHCKPLVSIDGTHLYGKYGGTLLVAIAQDGNSNILPVAFALVEGENAESWSFFLSHLRQPLHHSRVCSLSLTGITASRPPLRLPTGAGYLWLHNELSAFVT encoded by the exons ATGGCTGGTGAGGACAGTTTTATAGTGTTGGTTCACCACAAAGGATCGATTAAGAGAAAAACTCGGTCAGGTGTCAAGTTCATCGATAAGGATCCTCTCTGTATTATC AAACTTGGTCTGGAAGGTGTTAAACGGGTTAAGAAGTTTTTCTATCGCATTCCAATCACGGTGCTCCAAGATACCGTGAAATATGATTGCTTCACGATCGGGAGTTATGAGGACCTGCAGGTCATGTTTCTTTGTCGCCGGCATTTTCCCGAAGTGCGGACACCGGAGCTGTTGGCAAAGCTGGTTGATGTGGTGTCCAACTCAGGGGGTTCGAACCGGAATACCAACACTTTAGTGACGGTTGCCGGTTCTAGCTCAAATCCTGCCTTTGCATCTTCCGCAGTCCCTGCGTACGAGCCACCCGCCCCGCCTGTCGCCTCCCCTTCGTTCGCTGTTGATCTCAACGACAGTGTTGGCGACGAGGTTGGAACAGCGGAACTTGTACCTACCTCTGTACACTGTGCTGCACCGGCTGGGGCTGGAGatgaattgtttgatgatgtAGAGGACGATGATGTCGAGCCGGATATGATTGCTGATGATAGTGCCGATGATATCGGAGCCAGTGAGCCTGCCGGTGCCGGTGATGGCTCTAGCTCTGGCACACAGCAATACCCTCCACATTTTTTATCTTTAGACCTGGATGCCATGAGGCAGCCGGGGGTACCTTGCGAGGTTGCAGGATTTGGCGCAAGAGATGCAAAAGGGTCAGCTGGTCTGACAGAGTTCCAGGTTGGTCAGCAATTTCAGGATAAGGAGGATGCCCTGTTAAGTGTGAAGACTTACAGCATCCACCGAGGTGTACAGTACAAGGTTGTGGAGTCTGATTATCGCCGTTACGTTGGCAAGTGTTCTGAGTTTgggaatgggtgcacatggttgattcggCTGAGTCTCCGACAGCGCAAGGGCATATGGGAGGTCAAACGGTACAATGGACCGCATACTTGTCTCGCCAGCTCTATCTCCAGCGATCACAGGAGTTTGGATTATCATGTGATATCGGCATTTATTATGCCAATGGTTAGAGCTGATGCATCCGTTAGCATCAAGGTGCTCCTAAATGCGACTGCCTCGCACTATGGGTTCAGGCCGACCTACAGGAGGGTCTGGATGGCGAAGCAGAAGGCTGTTGCGCTCATTTATGGTGACTGGGATGAGTCTTACAACGAGCTCCCAAGGTGGGTGTTAGGAGTGCAGGTGACGATGCCTGGTTCTATTGCAGTTCTTCGGACTAGCCCTATTCGAGTTGGGGGACAGCTGGACGAATCTAAGGCATACTTTCACAAACTGTTCTGGACTTTCCCACCGTGTATCGAGAAATTTCGTCATTGCAAGCCGTTGGTTAGTATTGATGGGACCCATCTATATGGCAAGTATGGGGGTACTCTACTTGTTGCGATTGCACAGGACGGGAACTCCAACATACTCCCTGTTGCATTCGCACTAGTCGAGGGTGAGAATGCTGAGTCTTGGTCATTCTTTCTCTCCCACCTCCGTCAGCCGTTACACCACAGCCGGGTCTGCTCGTTATCTCTGACAGGCATAACAGCATCAAGGCCGCCCTTGAGGCTCCCGACGGGGGCTGGCTACCTCTGGCTGCATAACGAGCTTTCTGCATTCGTCACGTAG